In the genome of Nocardioides seonyuensis, one region contains:
- the yidD gene encoding membrane protein insertion efficiency factor YidD, which produces MKHVVIALLRAWRFAISPLYGQVCRYHPTCSAYALDAVTQYGAARGGWLALRRLSRCHPWAAGGYDPVPSRADTAAKPTPTRGA; this is translated from the coding sequence GTGAAGCACGTGGTGATCGCCCTGCTGCGTGCGTGGCGCTTCGCCATCAGTCCGCTCTACGGGCAGGTCTGTCGCTACCACCCGACGTGCTCGGCCTACGCGCTCGATGCAGTCACCCAGTACGGTGCGGCTCGCGGGGGCTGGCTGGCTCTCCGCAGGCTGTCGCGGTGCCACCCGTGGGCTGCTGGTGGCTACGACCCCGTTCCCTCGCGTGCCGACACGGCCGCGAAACCCACCCCGACACGAGGAGCTTGA
- the rpmH gene encoding 50S ribosomal protein L34, translating into MSKRTYQPNNRRRHKVHGFRLRMRTRAGRSILSARRRKGRKSLAV; encoded by the coding sequence GTGAGCAAGCGCACTTACCAGCCGAACAACCGTCGTCGCCACAAGGTGCACGGCTTCCGACTCCGCATGCGCACCCGCGCGGGTCGCTCGATCCTGTCGGCTCGGCGCCGCAAGGGCCGCAAGAGCCTGGCCGTCTGA
- the dnaN gene encoding DNA polymerase III subunit beta produces the protein MKFRVDRDVFADAVAWAARSLPVRPSSPVLAGLLIEASDEGLVLSSFDYETSARATLKAEVSAEGKALVSGRLLADICRSLPAKPVEVTLEGPRASLVCGSARFSLQTMPVEDYPTLPQMPAATGTVSSSEFAHAVAQAVTAAGRDDMLPVLTGVRIEIDGSSMALLATDRFRLSHRELTWNPRTPDESVAALVPAKVLGDTAKSLTSGEEVTIALSAGGTGEGLIGFEGSGLGGVRRTTTRLLDGEFPKVRSLFPSEHLTVAKVNKAELVETVKRVALVAERNTAVQLRFEDNSLVLDAGSGDEAQATEVIEADLQGEGLTTGFNPQFLLDGLTAIDGEMVDLAFTQATKPVVISGTDADDGSSFRYLLMPRRLLS, from the coding sequence GTGAAGTTCCGCGTCGATCGCGACGTCTTCGCCGATGCTGTCGCCTGGGCGGCTCGCAGCCTGCCGGTCCGTCCCAGCTCACCGGTCCTGGCAGGGCTCCTCATCGAGGCGAGCGACGAAGGCCTGGTCCTGTCCTCCTTCGACTACGAGACGTCTGCACGCGCGACGCTCAAGGCCGAGGTGAGTGCCGAGGGGAAGGCCCTGGTCAGCGGTCGGCTGCTCGCAGACATCTGCCGCAGCCTGCCGGCCAAGCCGGTCGAGGTCACCCTCGAGGGCCCGCGTGCCTCGCTGGTCTGCGGCTCGGCGCGCTTCAGCCTCCAGACCATGCCGGTCGAGGACTACCCGACGCTGCCACAGATGCCGGCCGCCACCGGCACGGTGTCGAGCTCGGAGTTCGCCCACGCCGTGGCCCAGGCGGTCACCGCCGCCGGACGCGACGACATGCTCCCCGTGCTCACCGGTGTGCGCATCGAGATCGACGGGTCCTCGATGGCGCTGCTGGCCACCGACCGCTTCCGCCTCTCCCACCGCGAGCTGACCTGGAACCCGCGCACCCCCGACGAGTCCGTCGCCGCACTGGTGCCCGCGAAGGTCCTCGGCGACACCGCCAAGTCGCTCACCTCCGGCGAGGAGGTCACCATCGCGCTCAGCGCCGGCGGAACCGGCGAGGGCCTGATCGGCTTCGAGGGCAGCGGCCTCGGGGGTGTTCGCCGTACGACCACCCGTCTCCTCGACGGCGAGTTCCCCAAGGTCCGCTCCCTGTTCCCGTCCGAGCACCTGACCGTCGCCAAGGTCAACAAGGCCGAGCTCGTCGAGACCGTCAAGCGCGTGGCGCTGGTGGCCGAGCGCAACACCGCGGTGCAGCTGAGGTTCGAGGACAACTCGCTCGTCCTCGACGCAGGCTCGGGCGACGAGGCCCAGGCGACCGAGGTCATCGAGGCCGACCTGCAGGGCGAGGGACTGACCACGGGCTTCAACCCGCAGTTCCTCCTCGACGGCCTGACCGCGATCGACGGCGAGATGGTCGACCTCGCCTTCACGCAGGCGACCAAGCCCGTGGTCATCTCCGGCACCGATGCCGACGACGGCAGCTCCTTCCGCTACCTCCTGATGCCCAGGCGCCTCCTGAGCTGA
- the dnaA gene encoding chromosomal replication initiator protein DnaA gives MDDLNDTGHRPPGADGLPGEADLGQVWRAIVEDLQPNQRAWLRASEPVTLHESTAIIAVPNDFTRGQLEGRLRGQLEDSLSERFGREIRMAVSVNPSLEDTAPPALDEETSQLVDISTAGLDTPPESTVQPDLVAPTRDVDASSSERRGSALETRLNPKYTFETFVIGSSNRFPHAAAVAVAEAPGKAYNPLLVYGESGLGKTHLLHAIGHYVRSLYSNAKVRYVSSEEFTNEFINAIRDDRQDRFKRRYRDVDVLLIDDIQFLEGKTQTQEEFFHTFNTLHNANKQIVLTSDRAPKRLEALEDRLRNRFEWGLITDVQPPDLETRIAILRKKAAMDRLTAPPDVLEFIASKIQTNIRELEGALIRVTAFANLNRQEVDMTLAEIVLKDLIPEGGEPEITPALIIAQTAAYFGVSIEDLTGPSRGRHLVMARQIGMYLCRELTQLSLPKIGAQFGNRDHTTVMYADRKINQLLAERRAVFNQVSELTNRIKMHSRQG, from the coding sequence GTGGACGACCTCAACGACACCGGCCACCGCCCACCCGGAGCCGACGGGCTGCCGGGCGAGGCCGACCTCGGCCAGGTGTGGCGTGCGATCGTCGAGGACCTCCAGCCGAACCAGCGCGCCTGGCTCAGGGCCAGCGAGCCCGTGACGCTCCACGAGAGCACCGCGATCATCGCGGTCCCCAACGACTTCACCCGAGGGCAGCTCGAAGGGCGCCTGCGCGGCCAGCTGGAGGACTCCCTCAGTGAGCGCTTCGGCCGCGAGATCCGGATGGCCGTCAGCGTCAATCCCTCCCTCGAGGACACCGCGCCCCCAGCTCTCGACGAAGAGACAAGTCAACTTGTCGACATATCGACTGCAGGGCTGGACACTCCACCGGAGTCCACGGTCCAACCCGATCTCGTGGCACCGACGCGCGACGTCGACGCGTCGAGCAGCGAGCGGCGCGGGTCTGCGCTCGAGACCAGGCTGAACCCCAAGTACACCTTCGAGACCTTCGTCATCGGCTCCTCCAACCGGTTCCCGCACGCGGCCGCCGTCGCCGTCGCCGAGGCTCCCGGCAAGGCCTACAACCCTCTGCTGGTCTACGGCGAGTCCGGGCTCGGCAAGACGCACCTGCTCCACGCCATCGGCCACTACGTGCGCAGCCTCTACAGCAATGCCAAGGTGCGCTACGTCTCGAGCGAGGAGTTCACCAACGAGTTCATCAATGCGATCCGCGACGACCGGCAGGACCGGTTCAAGCGGCGCTACCGCGACGTCGACGTCCTGCTCATCGACGACATCCAGTTCCTCGAGGGCAAGACGCAGACGCAGGAGGAGTTCTTCCACACCTTCAACACCCTGCACAACGCCAACAAGCAGATCGTCCTCACCTCCGACCGGGCGCCCAAGCGCCTGGAGGCCCTCGAGGATCGACTCCGCAACCGGTTCGAGTGGGGGCTCATCACCGACGTCCAGCCTCCCGACCTCGAGACCCGCATCGCGATCCTGCGCAAGAAGGCTGCGATGGACCGCCTCACCGCCCCACCGGACGTCCTGGAGTTCATCGCCTCCAAGATCCAGACCAACATCCGTGAGCTCGAGGGTGCCCTGATTCGCGTCACGGCGTTCGCCAACCTCAACCGCCAGGAGGTCGACATGACCCTGGCCGAGATCGTGCTGAAGGACCTGATCCCCGAGGGTGGCGAGCCCGAGATCACCCCGGCCCTCATCATCGCCCAGACCGCCGCCTACTTCGGGGTCTCCATCGAGGACCTCACCGGCCCCTCCCGAGGACGCCACCTCGTCATGGCACGCCAGATCGGCATGTACCTGTGCCGCGAGCTCACGCAGCTCTCGCTTCCCAAGATCGGCGCTCAGTTCGGCAACCGCGACCACACGACGGTGATGTACGCCGACCGCAAGATCAACCAGCTGCTCGCCGAGCGGCGCGCGGTGTTCAACCAGGTGAGCGAGCTGACCAACCGCATCAAGATGCACTCGCGCCAGGGCTGA
- the yidC gene encoding membrane protein insertase YidC: protein MAPLYYVISAVLLGFHKLFGDIFGPASGIAWVASIVGLTLVIRAALIPLFVKQIKSSRNMQLIQPKVRELQKKYGHDREKLAQETMKLYRESGSNPFASCLPILLQMPIFLALFRLIDQAAKHPEDVRGLMTVKLNEQFGDAVFLGAKISDTFLDTNDLSVRVLAAALVVAMTVTTFLTQRQLMSKNMPADALSGPYAQQQKLLLYVLPLVFAVGGIAFPVGVLFYWTTSNIWTMGQQFYVIRNNPAPGTPAAKAKADRDRAKAIRKGKLPEAEVAQAEIAAAEPLRPARQQPQRQPRSQRSKNKKKKR, encoded by the coding sequence ATGGCTCCGCTCTACTACGTCATCTCTGCGGTGCTGCTGGGCTTCCACAAGCTCTTCGGCGACATCTTCGGCCCCGCCAGCGGGATCGCCTGGGTGGCGTCGATCGTCGGCCTGACCCTCGTGATCCGCGCGGCCCTCATCCCGCTGTTCGTCAAGCAGATCAAGTCCAGCCGCAACATGCAGCTGATCCAGCCCAAGGTCCGCGAGCTCCAGAAGAAGTACGGTCACGACCGGGAGAAGCTGGCCCAGGAGACCATGAAGCTCTACCGCGAGTCGGGCAGCAACCCGTTCGCCTCGTGCTTGCCGATCCTGCTGCAGATGCCGATCTTCCTGGCCCTTTTCCGGCTCATCGACCAGGCTGCCAAGCACCCCGAGGACGTGCGCGGCCTCATGACGGTCAAGCTCAACGAGCAGTTCGGTGACGCCGTCTTCCTCGGTGCGAAGATCTCCGACACGTTCCTGGACACCAACGACCTCAGCGTGCGGGTGCTTGCTGCAGCACTGGTCGTCGCGATGACGGTCACGACCTTCCTCACCCAGCGCCAGCTGATGAGCAAGAACATGCCGGCCGACGCCCTTTCCGGCCCCTACGCCCAGCAGCAGAAGCTGCTCCTCTACGTGCTTCCCCTGGTCTTCGCGGTCGGCGGCATCGCCTTCCCGGTCGGAGTCCTCTTCTACTGGACCACCTCGAACATCTGGACCATGGGCCAGCAGTTCTACGTGATCCGCAACAACCCCGCGCCCGGTACCCCCGCTGCGAAGGCCAAGGCCGACCGCGACAGGGCGAAGGCCATCCGCAAGGGCAAGCTCCCCGAGGCGGAGGTCGCCCAGGCCGAGATCGCCGCCGCGGAGCCTTTGCGTCCGGCGCGGCAACAGCCGCAGCGACAGCCCCGCTCCCAGCGCAGCAAGAACAAGAAGAAGAAGCGCTAG
- the rnpA gene encoding ribonuclease P protein component: MLPAAHRLTDSDAFRLTVRSGRRAGTRLLVVHLLVEESADQQPAQVGFTVSKAVGNAVVRNRVKRRLRHLTREHLSTLEELPGRVTMVVRALPASATATSAELGNDLQHSLGRLLGARVPA; the protein is encoded by the coding sequence GTGCTGCCTGCCGCCCACCGACTCACCGACAGCGACGCGTTCCGCCTCACTGTGCGGTCGGGCCGTCGTGCCGGGACCCGTCTGCTGGTGGTCCACCTGCTCGTGGAGGAATCTGCGGACCAACAGCCCGCGCAGGTGGGGTTCACCGTCAGCAAGGCAGTGGGCAACGCCGTCGTGCGCAACCGGGTGAAGCGCCGGCTCCGCCACCTGACCAGGGAGCACCTCAGCACGCTCGAGGAGCTGCCGGGTCGAGTCACCATGGTGGTCAGGGCTCTGCCCGCGTCGGCGACCGCGACCAGCGCCGAGCTCGGCAACGACCTGCAGCACAGCCTCGGCCGCCTGCTCGGTGCGCGGGTGCCGGCGTGA
- the gnd gene encoding phosphogluconate dehydrogenase (NAD(+)-dependent, decarboxylating): protein MHIGLVGLGKMGGNMRERMRRADLTVTGYDRNPDVSDVDSLSALVEALPSPKVVWVMVPAGDATRSTVEELAELLGEGDVVVDGGNSRWTDDLANAELLARKKIGYVDCGVSGGVWGLENGYALMYGGDAADVEKVQPAFDALKPHETDEGQFGAVHAGKVGAGHFSKMVHNGIEYAMMQAYAEGWELLEKVDLVDNVTEVFRSWRQGTVIRSWLLDLLVEALDAEPGLEGIRGYAEDSGEGRWTVEAGIEHAVATPAITAALYARFVSRQDDSPAMKAVAAMRNQFGGHAMQTVPPKGGDVEAGESGQGRPEEAGAARQAGVGTESEPSES from the coding sequence ATGCACATCGGACTCGTCGGACTGGGCAAGATGGGCGGCAACATGCGCGAGCGGATGCGGCGCGCCGACCTCACCGTCACCGGCTACGACCGCAACCCCGACGTCAGCGACGTCGACTCGCTCAGCGCCCTGGTCGAGGCGCTCCCGAGCCCCAAGGTCGTCTGGGTGATGGTCCCCGCGGGCGACGCGACCCGCAGCACGGTCGAGGAGCTCGCCGAGCTCCTCGGCGAGGGCGATGTCGTGGTCGACGGCGGCAACTCCCGCTGGACCGATGACCTCGCCAACGCCGAGCTCCTCGCGAGGAAGAAGATCGGCTACGTCGACTGCGGCGTCTCCGGCGGCGTCTGGGGCCTGGAGAACGGCTATGCCCTGATGTACGGCGGCGACGCGGCCGACGTCGAGAAGGTCCAGCCGGCCTTCGACGCGCTCAAGCCGCACGAGACCGACGAGGGCCAGTTCGGCGCCGTCCATGCCGGCAAGGTCGGCGCGGGCCACTTCTCCAAGATGGTCCACAACGGCATCGAGTACGCCATGATGCAGGCCTATGCCGAGGGCTGGGAGCTGCTCGAGAAGGTCGACCTGGTCGACAACGTCACCGAGGTGTTCCGCTCCTGGCGCCAGGGCACCGTCATCCGCTCGTGGTTGCTCGACCTCCTCGTCGAGGCGCTCGACGCAGAGCCCGGCCTGGAGGGGATCCGCGGCTATGCAGAGGACTCCGGCGAGGGCCGCTGGACCGTCGAGGCAGGCATCGAGCACGCGGTCGCGACTCCCGCGATCACCGCTGCGCTCTATGCCAGGTTCGTCTCGCGCCAGGACGACAGCCCGGCCATGAAGGCAGTGGCCGCGATGCGCAACCAGTTCGGCGGCCACGCCATGCAGACCGTCCCCCCCAAGGGTGGAGACGTCGAGGCCGGCGAGTCCGGACAGGGCCGGCCCGAGGAGGCCGGGGCGGCGCGGCAGGCCGGCGTCGGCACCGAGTCCGAGCCCTCGGAGAGCTAG
- a CDS encoding protein jag has translation MSEDLKHDPALDAPQTDRPSKVERLEQEGDIAADYLEELLDIADLDGDLDMDVDGDRASVSIVGADLSQLIGAKGEVLDALQELTRLAVYRETGERSRLMLDIGGHRAEQRRRLVALAEKSIEEVRASGESLSLEAMTSFERKVVHDAVAAAGLTSESEGTEPHRHVVILPA, from the coding sequence GTGAGCGAAGACTTGAAGCACGACCCGGCCCTCGACGCACCGCAGACCGATCGACCGAGCAAGGTAGAGCGCCTCGAGCAGGAGGGCGACATCGCTGCCGACTACCTCGAGGAGCTCCTCGACATCGCTGATCTCGACGGCGACCTCGACATGGACGTCGACGGGGACCGCGCGAGCGTGTCCATCGTCGGCGCTGACCTGAGCCAGCTCATCGGCGCCAAGGGCGAGGTGCTCGACGCGCTGCAGGAACTCACCCGGCTGGCGGTCTACCGGGAGACGGGTGAGCGATCGCGGCTCATGCTCGACATCGGCGGGCACCGCGCGGAGCAGCGCCGTCGCCTCGTCGCGCTGGCCGAGAAGTCCATCGAGGAAGTGCGGGCCAGTGGCGAGAGCCTCTCGCTCGAGGCGATGACGTCCTTCGAGCGGAAGGTCGTGCACGACGCAGTCGCCGCTGCCGGGCTGACGTCTGAGTCCGAGGGCACCGAGCCCCACCGTCACGTGGTGATCCTCCCGGCGTGA